The genomic window CCATATCTTATCAGTACATACATCTCAGTGCGTTCCACGATGAGCAGACAGATGTCAAAAATACAGGACATAGGAGACAAGACCTTCAGTCTATTAAACgcgaaacaaaaaaaaatattcaGCCAGGGCAGGATTCGAACCTACAACCTTCTGACTACGGGTGTAATGATACTATAAGGATACTGGTTCGCTGCGTAGTCAGACGCTCTGCCATTGAGCTACCCGGCCTTTTGTGGCCTTTGTTGGAGGAAGTTGGTTAAAACTAATTTAAGTACCGACTATTATACAACCATCCCTTGGTAGGAACGCTACCAGTCTGCCGTCCCCACGATCTAGTATAATACCTACGCAGACAAACAAGCGAGACGACATTCATCCCCAAGGCCTCTCGGTCCCCTCCCATCCGTCTATTCCAGAGGAATCCAAACAAAAACCAGGAAACGACAGTCCGTTtctaataaaaaaaacaagacggcagcaAGAAGGGTTGTCTGGGGCAGACCCAGCGCTTGGGCCTGCGTTCCCACCCAACCGTGTAACTGCTGACCAACTAGTTTCTTCTTCTATAtcttccctcttcttctAATCTCGCAcgcccccttcttcttctatgCGTCTTTTATGCATCGTGACAAAAGGAAAGGGTATTTATTTGGCGATTTCAACTCCACCGGTGGCTCCCAGGGCCTTCTTCAAGTCACCATAGATGGCGAACTGACCGGCAGTCAAGGTACCAACCATGAAGAGACGAGCGCCAATACCAGTGTAGGAGCCACGGAAACCAAGCTCCTTGGCAATCTTGATGAGACGGGAAGTGGTGCCCTCACCAGGAAGacccttggtcttgttgatCTTGGAGAGCATAGTGTCGGCGGGCTGAGagacaatggcggcagcgAAACCAGCGGTCAAACCGGCCGCCAGGTTGGCAACGGTCTGCATACCATCCGAAAGGGTCTCCTTGGGGTACTGGCGGAAGATGGTCTCAGCAGCCTTCTCGTAGACCacaaacttggccatggtatAGGGGATCCTAGCGAATTGGGTTAGTCGCGTTCACGAGGCATCGGGCACATCGTGGCCCGGGGCCGGCGGTTTCAGGGACACTCACTGCTTGAAGAGGATAGGACCGAAACCAGCGTAGAAGGCGCCGATACCCTCGTTCTTGAGCATCTTGGAGAAACCTCCAATCAGGCCGTTGGCATAGGTGGGCTCGGAGACGAGACGGATACGGGTGGCCTCGAGAGGGCATAGGGCGATGTCAGCGAAgaactcggcggcggcggaagaGGCGAGGTAGACGGCGGTGCGGTTCTGCGAGGCGGTCTCGTAGCCGAGGGTGTTGATCCACTGCTGCTTGAAGAATTCGTAACCGCCGAACTTGAAGGCTCCCTGGAGGAAGTACCCGGCAAAGGTAGGGCCGATACCAGTCAGGAGAGCGCCAGCACCCTCGTTCTGGATGACCTGGCGGAAACCGCCAATCATGCCACGGTTGTAGGTCTTGGGGTCGAGCTGGATACGGGTCTTGACGCTGTTTTTTTGCAGAGAAACGTCAGTATACAAGCGGCGTGTAAAAGGGCCAAGGGGGACGCAATTGCGCTCGGCCTCTCAAACAAAAGGGGTTGCGGATGACGCCATATGCAGCAGAAGGCGTCGGGATCGAGAGGAAAAAAACATACACATCGACAGGAGTAAGACCACCGTGGGTGACGGAGCAGCAGACGGCACCGGCAAGGGCGAATCGGGAGTACAAGGCCAGGCCGGAGAGCTGGGCaggctcggcggccttgacatTCTGGACGATGGCATCGACCTTGGCCGAGCCAGTGGATTTTGCGTCGGTGGCCATTGTGACTGACGGTTACGAGCTTCTTCAGACGGGACTGAAGAGAACAGGTACAGAGTGGAGTTGGGGTGGAAGAGAAAACAAAAGTCGAGGTGTCGACGTGGAGTGGGTTGGGATAAGAAGGATCGCagagggagaggaagagagagaaaaaaagccTGCGCGGCTACGAGGTCTTTTCGGCTGTCTCACGGAGGAGCGGACAACTGGCCAAGGGAcgggagaaaaaaaattgttGCTCGTTCGGAAACAGTCGGGTCTTCCCATTGGACGTTGCGGCCCACTCCGCCCTCGCTCAGGCACCGCCATCAGCCACTCTTCTGTTTCTGATTCTAACGCTCGACTGTTGGCGCCGGCTCGGTCAGCCCGACGAGAAGCGTTCCGTCTAGCGGCTCGCCTGGTAGAGATGGTAGAGATGGTATCTCCAACGTCAACCAACCACCGGGAATGGCAAAATATGGCAGAGggccttgttcttctcaaTCAGCATCAGGACTCGGTAACGCGGAGTACTCTTGACACCATTTTGCCCCATCAACGGGACGGAGGAGTCGCGTTTATCTGCGCCACACCAGTCAATCAACCCCGTACTCCGTTCCATCTCCCATCGAGATTGCTTTTGCTGTGGCTGGTGCTTCGTGCCGGGAATACCTCGGGTGGTACTGCAAACCATTCAGCAGGTCAGGCACGCCAACGTGTCCGTCCCAGCCAGCTTTGATGGTGCGTCTCCTTGTGAAACAttccagatgtcatgtcTTGTGCATTCCCGCCTTGTGAGCCTCTTCCTCATGTGATTTCTACCCATGTTCCTGGCGGCAGTGAGGACGCAGCTAGAACCTCCAACCATACGGACTTTTTACCAATAAAGTTACTGCCCGCAACACTCTGTCTGATGCCCCCAGATAACTGAAACGTCAAGTTGCGTCACACTCAACCCCAGCGAGTGAGTGCATGGTGCGCCATGGCGATCCCTCTCGGTCGACCAGCTGTATCAGACCTACCCTATACCTATCTTCCGAAGTAGTCGTGCTAGTCTTTCTGTACCCCGGTTCTTGTGCTGTAAAATCGTGAGTAACCATTGCCTGTCTCTTTATCCAATACGTGCATGTTTAATCCACGTCTGGTCTGGAGGTGTATCTGAACGGATTACTCCCTACCAATGGTCGGATCTATCCGGGCGTCGTGTCTTGCAGCCTTTGACCCGCCGCCAAACTCGTCGTTGGGAGAGAATTCAGCATGACCAACAAAGGCAGCTCCCATAATAGGAAGTTTTTTACATGATACATCCTGTCGGTCTGGCCGACTTTTTGTCTCAATACGCAGACTGCTTAGGACCTGCGATTTCGCTGCCTTCAATTATGGATACATGGCTGGATACAATCCCACTTGGGTTAGTTCAAGATTAAGTACCTATCACATGAAGAAATTCCCGCGCTTTTTGTATAGGAAGATTGTTTGTGCTTTGCAATCAATTAATGATCAATCTTCCACGGACAACGCCAATGAAGTTGGTGTATTTTTATTTATGCATCTCTTCTCCGCTGGCATCATGACCCAACTTGCGGGTTGCAGTTGAGTGTCTGGGTCTCCATTCACGGACAATGGTCTTAACTCCAAGGCTATCTCCGTTCAATATGACGAGTCTGGTGGACTATTTTGCATTACAAATGGATAGTCGTCTCGAGTCCCGCCACTGCCGATATTGCTGCCAAAAGCCGATGTCAACGGCGATAAGCCCGTGTTTGTAGTGACGCCATGGAATTTTGTGAACCTTATTAGGCGGGAGTTAGGCGCGCAGTTAAGCGCTGATGCCTCGACGTTCACCGATGGCTCCGTCAAGTAGATCGCGTCCATCATGATACGGTGGGTATCGCCGGATGACTCGACTCTGGTCCGCCACTCTCAAGCCCCAAGCCAGATTGGTGGATCGCGGCCAAGTTTACTTCGTAGAGCAGCATTGATCAGCTGCGGGTTGTCGGCACTGCAGCAAGCTGCCGATGGGATGTTCCTTGGTGCGTGCGGGTCAGAGCAGGCCTTTGTATCGAATGCGACAAGGAGCGATGTCCTGATTCTGGTTGCGTTACCCCGTGGCGCCCAGCTCTGGAAGAGTGCCGCGGTCATGGAAGGCGGTAAACCCCACTTTAGGCAGTCTGAATAGACTTTCTCGGGGATAAAGTTTGAGGGAAAAACCATGGAGATAAGTCAAGGCTATGGCGATCGACATGTACAGTATAAAGGGTGTTGCCCCCCTCGTGCTGCAAATCTTTGTCCCTCTTTTGCATACCCTTCTCTCACGTCCTACCTGCCCCATTACCGTTATTCCGCCTTTAGATTTGACGCAACATCAACTGTTATACAATGACCGATTACAAGTTCGAAGGATGGATGGGCCTGGATGCCGAGTCCGCCAAGGGCAACATGGTCTGGCAGGAGTACGAACCTAAGCCATGGGAGGAAACAGATGTCGATATCAAAGTCACCAATTCTGGTATCTGTGGTTCAGATCTGCACACCCTCAGATCCGGCTGGGTAAGCATAGAATCCCGTGTTTTAACTGTTGAAAATACCTTGGGTCGGATGTTCAAAAGACTTTGCCCTGGCGGTTTCTGTCTATCAGGTCGAATATAAATTGCTGACATCTGTCTTACTGCACAGGGCCAAACCCCCTACCCTTGCGTTGTCGGACACGAAATTGTTGGTGTAGCCGTTCGGGTCGGTTCCAAGGCCGAAGGTGGCATCAAGGTCGGTGACGTGGTTGGCGTTGGTGCCCAATCCGACTCTTGCCTCGGCCGTGATGGCCCCTGCAACGaatgcagccatgatgctgaGAACTACTGCACCAAGGTTATCAACACATACGCCTCCGTACACAGGAATGGTGGGAAAGGATATGGCGGCTATGGTCTTTACCACCGGTGCCCGTCGCACTTTGTGATTAAGATTCCTGACGGGCTTGCCCCGGAGTACGCCGCCCCTATGCTCTGCGGCGGCGTGACTGTGTACTCGCCTCTCAGGCACTTTGGAGCTGGCCCGGGCAAGAAGGTCGCCGTGGCGGGGGTTGGTGGTCTTGGACACTTTGCTGTCTTGTTTGCCAAAGCTTTGGGCGCAGACGAAGTTGTAGGAATTTCCCGAAAGGCGAGCAAGAAACAGGAGGCTCTCGATCTGGGCTGCGATGACTACATCGCAACAGAAGATGACAAGGACTGGGGAAAGCACAATGCCCGCCGGTTTGATctcatcatcagcaccaTTTCCTCCGAGAAGGTAAGCCGAACCTCTATTTTTGCTATTGTGCATGATGACTTGACTAACATGCGATTAGATGCCTCTAAGCAGTTACATTGACACACTGAGGTTGGATGGTACACTCGTCCAGGTTGGAGCCCCCGAAGGTCCCGTGCCCTTGAACATCTTTAGCATTAttcctggccgtcgccgaaTTGCCGGATCCGGTATTGGCAGCCCGAAGGAGATTCGAGAAATGTTCCAGTTGGCCGTGGACAAGAAGATCAAGCCATGGGTTGAGAAGCGCCCAATGAAGGATGCTAACCAGGCCATCGTTGATTTGGAAGACGGCAAA from Metarhizium brunneum chromosome 2, complete sequence includes these protein-coding regions:
- the MIR1_1 gene encoding Mitochondrial phosphate carrier protein — encoded protein: MATDAKSTGSAKVDAIVQNVKAAEPAQLSGLALYSRFALAGAVCCSVTHGGLTPVDVVKTRIQLDPKTYNRGMIGGFRQVIQNEGAGALLTGIGPTFAGYFLQGAFKFGGYEFFKQQWINTLGYETASQNRTAVYLASSAAAEFFADIALCPLEATRIRLVSEPTYANGLIGGFSKMLKNEGIGAFYAGFGPILFKQIPYTMAKFVVYEKAAETIFRQYPKETLSDGMQTVANLAAGLTAGFAAAIVSQPADTMLSKINKTKGLPGEGTTSRLIKIAKELGFRGSYTGIGARLFMVGTLTAGQFAIYGDLKKALGATGGVEIAK
- the ADH6_1 gene encoding NADP-dependent alcohol dehydrogenase 6, whose product is MTDYKFEGWMGLDAESAKGNMVWQEYEPKPWEETDVDIKVTNSGICGSDLHTLRSGWGQTPYPCVVGHEIVGVAVRVGSKAEGGIKVGDVVGVGAQSDSCLGRDGPCNECSHDAENYCTKVINTYASVHRNGGKGYGGYGLYHRCPSHFVIKIPDGLAPEYAAPMLCGGVTVYSPLRHFGAGPGKKVAVAGVGGLGHFAVLFAKALGADEVVGISRKASKKQEALDLGCDDYIATEDDKDWGKHNARRFDLIISTISSEKMPLSSYIDTLRLDGTLVQVGAPEGPVPLNIFSIIPGRRRIAGSGIGSPKEIREMFQLAVDKKIKPWVEKRPMKDANQAIVDLEDGKARFRYVLQN